In Mercurialis annua linkage group LG6, ddMerAnnu1.2, whole genome shotgun sequence, the following are encoded in one genomic region:
- the LOC126654156 gene encoding 60S ribosomal protein L36-2-like, whose protein sequence is MALKQASSGLFVGLNKGHKVTRKELAPRPSNRKGKSSKRVHFVRGLIREVAGFAPYEKRITELLKVGKDKRALKVAKRKLGTHKRAKKKREEMSSVLRKMRAGGAAEKKK, encoded by the exons ATGGCACTAAAGCAGGCCAGTTCTGGCCTTTTTGTGGGTCTAAACAAAGGTCATAAGGTGACGCGAAAGGAGTTGGCTCCTCGTCCTTCTAACAGAAAGGGG AAAAGTAGCAAGAGAGTCCATTTCGTGAGGGGCCTCATTAGAGAGGTGGCTGGGTTTGCTCCTTATGAGAAAAGGATCACTGAGCTTCTAAAGGTTGGCAAAGATAAGCGTGCCCTTAAGGTGGCAAAGAGAAAGCTTGGTACTCATAAGAGGGCcaagaagaagagagaggagATGTCTTCTGTTCTTCGGAAAATGAG AGCTGGTGGAGCCGCAGAGAAGAAGAAATGA
- the LOC126686440 gene encoding beta-amylase 7 isoform X2 yields the protein MATDMHKLIGTSEEDDEEEMDMDTDVKGEDDEVNKEKYNAMRVMTGIGGGIVSNDSNDQFPHHQHIEEQVSTPGGGARRSRPLEEKERTKLRERHRRAITARILAGLRRHGNYNLRVRADINDVIAALAREAGWVVLPDGTTFPSRSQGSRPVGVTSATANTSSHLASPQTPSAVSLKVASPSYRTSVEYNSCRLKGVFMPTPSPYDLSTSSQSPTSVMLGDGGVQTENHHLIGGSLDEITDKQITAIPPKLSERDFAGTPFIPVYVMLPLGVINMKCELADPDGLLKQLRVLKSAHVDGVIVDCWWGIVEAHAPQEYNWNGYKRLFQMVFELKLKLQVVMSFHECGGNVGDDVCIPLPHWVAEIGRSNPDIFFTDREGRRNSECLTWGIDRERVLRGRTALEVYFDFMRSCRVEFDEFFEEGLITMVEVGLGPCGELRYPSCPVKHGWRYPGIGEFQCYDQYLLKSMRKTAEARGQPFWARGPENAGSYNSQPHETGFFCDGGDYDGYYGRFFLNWYSRILIEHGDRVLSLAKLAFEGTQIAAKVFTGGTRRPVMLLN from the exons ATGGCAACAGATATGCATAAATTGATAGGAACaagtgaagaagatgatgaagaggaAATGGACATGGATACGGATGTTAAAGGAGAAGATGATGAAGTAAACAAAGAGAAGTACAATGCCATGCGTGTGATGACGGGAATTGGTGGAGGGATAGTATCGAACGATAGTAATGATCAGTTTCCACATCATCAGCATATTGAAGAGCAGGTTAGCACTCCAGGAGGAGGAGCTAGGAGGAGTAGACCACTTGAAGAAAAGGAGAGGACAAAATTAAGAGAGCGACATCGAAGGGCAATCACTGCAAGGATCTTGGCCGGGCTAAGGCGGCATGGGAACTATAATCTTAGGGTTAGAGCTGATATCAACGATGTCATTGCTGCTTTGGCAAGGGAAGCTGGCTGGGTTGTTCTACCAGATGGAACCACCTTTCCTTCAAGATCTCAG GGCTCAAGGCCTGTGGGTGTTACTTCTGCGACAGCAAATACATCTTCCCATTTGGCGTCACCACAGACTCCATCTGCTGTTTCCCTTAAGGTTGCCTCTCCTAGTTATCGGACCTCAGTTGAGTACAATTCATGTCGATTGAAAGGTGTTTTTATGCCCACTCCGTCGCCTTATGATCTCTCCACAAGCAGTCAGTCTCCAACTTCAGTGATGTTGGGGGATGGAGGAGTACAAACTGAGAACCATCATCTCATTGGTGGGTCCTTGGATGAAATCACCGACAAGCAG ATAACTGCCATACCTCCGAAGTTATCAGAGCGAGATTTTGCTGGTACTCCATTTATTCCGGTTTATGTGATGCTGCCT TTGGGTGTCATAAATATGAAGTGTGAACTAGCGGATCCAGACGGTCTGTTAAAGCAACTCAGGGTATTAAAGTCTGCTCATGTTGATGGTGTAATTGTTGACTGCTGGTGGGGAATAGTGGAGGCACATGCTCCACAGGAGTATAATTGGAATGGATACAAGAGGCTGTTTCAGATGGTTTTTGAGCTTAAGCTTAAGTTACAG GTTGTCATGTCATTTCACGAATGTGGAGGCAATGTTGGTGATGATGTTTGCATCCCTTTGCCACATTGGGTTGCTGAAATTGGTCGAAGTAATCCTGACATTTTTTTCACAGATAGAGAAGGAAGACGCAACTCAGAATGTCTCACATGGGGAATCGACAGAGAACGGGTGTTAAGAGGGCGAACTGCTCTGGAG GTATATTTTGACTTCATGAGAAGCTGCCGGGTAGAATTTGACGAGTTCTTTGAAGAAGGTCTCATCACCATGGTTGAAGTTGGACTTGGTCCTTGTGGCGAGTTACGATACCCATCTTGTCCTGTAAAGCATGGTTGGAGGTATCCTGGCATTGGCGAATTTCAG TGTTATGATCAGTATTTGCTAAAAAGCATGCGGAAGACAGCAGAAGCAAGGGGCCAACCATTTTGGGCTAGAGGACCAGAAAATGCTGGCTCCTATAATTCTCAACCTCACGAAACTGGGTTTTTCTGTGACGGAGGGGATTATGATGGCTACTACGGCAGGTTCTTCCTTAATTGGTATTCTCGGATTTTAATTGAACATGGTGATCGGGTGCTTTCTCTGGCAAAATTGGCTTTTGAAGGCACCCAAATTGCTGCAAAA GTATTTACTGGTGGTACAAGACGGCCAGTCATGCTGCTGAATTAA
- the LOC126686441 gene encoding uncharacterized protein LOC126686441, with translation MSILCCFPVLECVYCLGCVRWAWKKCLYNAGHESENWGLATAEEFEPVPRLCRFILAVYEDDLRNPVWAPPGGYGINPDLVILKKNYEETGGCSTPYMIYLDHDNFDIVLAIRGLNLAKESDYAIFLDNKLGQTKFDGGYVHNGLLKAAKWVFDTECEVLRDLAEMNPDYKLTFVGHSLGAGVVALMTMYAIQNQDRLGNIERKRIRCFALAPARCMSLNLAVRYADVINSVVLQDDFLPRTTTALEDVFKSLFCLPCLLCLMCLKDTCTLEEKMLRDPRRLYAPGRLYHVVERKPFRIGRFPPVVRTAVPVDGRFEHIVLSCNATSDHAILWIERECQRAFDLMLEEDHITGIPRKQRMERQELLAREHSEEYEAALQRAVALDIPQAYSSSSSYGTFHETHEGETSSSPSERISLLSFKKLKDNWDNFIDRIFEVDDSGHMVFKKSTS, from the exons ATGTCAATCCTTTGCTGCTTTCCAGTCCTAGAATGTGTGTACTGTCTCGGTTGTGTTCGTTGGGCGTGGAAGAAATGCTTGTATAATGCTGGTCATGAAAGTGAGAATTGGGGCCTAGCTACTGCTGAGGAATTTGAGCCTGTTCCTCGCCTTTGCCGGTTTATTCTAGCTGTCTATGAGGATGATCTTCGGAACCCAGTTTGGGCGCCACCTGGAGGTTATGGAATCAATCCTGATTTAGTAATTTTGAAGAAGAATTATGAGGAAACTGGGGGATGTTCTACTCCTTATATGATTTACCTCGATCATGATAATTTTGATATAGTGTTGGCGATTAGGGGGCTTAATTTGGCGAAGGAAAGTGATTATGCAATTTTTCTAGATAATAAACTTGGGCAGACTAAGTTTGATGGTGGTTATGTACATAACGGGCTACTGAAAGCTGCAAAATGGGTTTTCGATACAGAATGCGAGGTTTTGAGAGATTTGGCTGAGATGAATCCGGATTATAAACTGACCTTTGTTGGACATTCTTTAGGGGCAGGAGTGGTAGCATTGATGACAATGTATGCTATTCAGAATCAGGATAGATTGGGGAATATTGAGAGGAAGAGGATCAGATGCTTTGCCCTGGCTCCTGCTCGATGCATGTCGCTGAACTTGGCTGTGAGATATGCTGATGTTATTAATTCTGTCGTGTTACAG GATGATTTCTTACCTCGGACCACCACGGCTTTGGAAGATGTTTTCAAATCACTTTTCTG TTTACCTTGTCTCCTATGCCTAATGTGCTTGAAGGATACTTGCACTCTTGAAGAGAAGATGCTTAGAGATCCAAGAAGGCTTTATGCACCTGGCCGCCTATACCATGTTGTTGAGAGAAAGCCCTTCAG GATAGGAAGATTTCCTCCTGTTGTAAGAACAGCAGTTCCTGTGGATGGAAGATTTGAGCACATAGTTCTTTCTTGCAATGCAACATCGGACCATGCCATTCTCTGGATCGAGAGGGAATGCCAGAGGGCTTTCGAT ttgATGCTGGAAGAAGATCATATTACGGGAATTCCGAGGAAGCAGCGGATGGAGCGGCAAGAGTTGCTAGCACGAGAACATAGTGAAGAGTATGAGGCAGCCCTTCAAAGAGCTGTTGCTTTGGACATTCCACAAGCCTACTCATCATCTTCCTCATATGGAACTTTTCATGAAACACACGAGGGGGAAACCTCTAGCAGCCCGAGTGAAAGAATTTCATTGttgtcatttaaaaaattaaaagacaatTGGGATAATTTTATAGACCGTATTTTTGAGGTGGATGACTCTGGTCACATGGTGTTTAAGAAATCAACCTCATAA
- the LOC126686440 gene encoding beta-amylase 7 isoform X1: MATDMHKLIGTSEEDDEEEMDMDTDVKGEDDEVNKEKYNAMRVMTGIGGGIVSNDSNDQFPHHQHIEEQVSTPGGGARRSRPLEEKERTKLRERHRRAITARILAGLRRHGNYNLRVRADINDVIAALAREAGWVVLPDGTTFPSRSQGSRPVGVTSATANTSSHLASPQTPSAVSLKVASPSYRTSVEYNSCRLKGVFMPTPSPYDLSTSSQSPTSVMLGDGGVQTENHHLIGGSLDEITDKQITAIPPKLSERDFAGTPFIPVYVMLPLGVINMKCELADPDGLLKQLRVLKSAHVDGVIVDCWWGIVEAHAPQEYNWNGYKRLFQMVFELKLKLQVVMSFHECGGNVGDDVCIPLPHWVAEIGRSNPDIFFTDREGRRNSECLTWGIDRERVLRGRTALEVYFDFMRSCRVEFDEFFEEGLITMVEVGLGPCGELRYPSCPVKHGWRYPGIGEFQCYDQYLLKSMRKTAEARGQPFWARGPENAGSYNSQPHETGFFCDGGDYDGYYGRFFLNWYSRILIEHGDRVLSLAKLAFEGTQIAAKLSGIYWWYKTASHAAELTAGFYNSCNCDGYAAIATMTQKHGAALNFSCPELQMFDQQGDFAEALGDPNGLLWQVLNAAWDANALVASENALPCHDRVGYNKILDNAKPLNNPDGRHLLSFAYLRLCPLLMERHNFMEFERFVKRMHGEAVADL, translated from the exons ATGGCAACAGATATGCATAAATTGATAGGAACaagtgaagaagatgatgaagaggaAATGGACATGGATACGGATGTTAAAGGAGAAGATGATGAAGTAAACAAAGAGAAGTACAATGCCATGCGTGTGATGACGGGAATTGGTGGAGGGATAGTATCGAACGATAGTAATGATCAGTTTCCACATCATCAGCATATTGAAGAGCAGGTTAGCACTCCAGGAGGAGGAGCTAGGAGGAGTAGACCACTTGAAGAAAAGGAGAGGACAAAATTAAGAGAGCGACATCGAAGGGCAATCACTGCAAGGATCTTGGCCGGGCTAAGGCGGCATGGGAACTATAATCTTAGGGTTAGAGCTGATATCAACGATGTCATTGCTGCTTTGGCAAGGGAAGCTGGCTGGGTTGTTCTACCAGATGGAACCACCTTTCCTTCAAGATCTCAG GGCTCAAGGCCTGTGGGTGTTACTTCTGCGACAGCAAATACATCTTCCCATTTGGCGTCACCACAGACTCCATCTGCTGTTTCCCTTAAGGTTGCCTCTCCTAGTTATCGGACCTCAGTTGAGTACAATTCATGTCGATTGAAAGGTGTTTTTATGCCCACTCCGTCGCCTTATGATCTCTCCACAAGCAGTCAGTCTCCAACTTCAGTGATGTTGGGGGATGGAGGAGTACAAACTGAGAACCATCATCTCATTGGTGGGTCCTTGGATGAAATCACCGACAAGCAG ATAACTGCCATACCTCCGAAGTTATCAGAGCGAGATTTTGCTGGTACTCCATTTATTCCGGTTTATGTGATGCTGCCT TTGGGTGTCATAAATATGAAGTGTGAACTAGCGGATCCAGACGGTCTGTTAAAGCAACTCAGGGTATTAAAGTCTGCTCATGTTGATGGTGTAATTGTTGACTGCTGGTGGGGAATAGTGGAGGCACATGCTCCACAGGAGTATAATTGGAATGGATACAAGAGGCTGTTTCAGATGGTTTTTGAGCTTAAGCTTAAGTTACAG GTTGTCATGTCATTTCACGAATGTGGAGGCAATGTTGGTGATGATGTTTGCATCCCTTTGCCACATTGGGTTGCTGAAATTGGTCGAAGTAATCCTGACATTTTTTTCACAGATAGAGAAGGAAGACGCAACTCAGAATGTCTCACATGGGGAATCGACAGAGAACGGGTGTTAAGAGGGCGAACTGCTCTGGAG GTATATTTTGACTTCATGAGAAGCTGCCGGGTAGAATTTGACGAGTTCTTTGAAGAAGGTCTCATCACCATGGTTGAAGTTGGACTTGGTCCTTGTGGCGAGTTACGATACCCATCTTGTCCTGTAAAGCATGGTTGGAGGTATCCTGGCATTGGCGAATTTCAG TGTTATGATCAGTATTTGCTAAAAAGCATGCGGAAGACAGCAGAAGCAAGGGGCCAACCATTTTGGGCTAGAGGACCAGAAAATGCTGGCTCCTATAATTCTCAACCTCACGAAACTGGGTTTTTCTGTGACGGAGGGGATTATGATGGCTACTACGGCAGGTTCTTCCTTAATTGGTATTCTCGGATTTTAATTGAACATGGTGATCGGGTGCTTTCTCTGGCAAAATTGGCTTTTGAAGGCACCCAAATTGCTGCAAAA CTATCAGGTATTTACTGGTGGTACAAGACGGCCAGTCATGCTGCTGAATTAACTGCTGGATTCTACAATTCATGCAATTGTGATGGTTATGCTGCAATTGCAACAATGACACAGAAACATGGAGCTGCTTTAAACTTCTCATGTCCCGAATTGCAAATGTTTGACCAGCAAGGGGACTTTGCTGAGGCACTCGGCGATCCCAATGGATTACTGTGGCAA GTTTTAAATGCGGCTTGGGATGCCAACGCACTGGTCGCTAGTGAGAATGCTCTTCCATGCCATGATAGAGTTGGCTATAACAAGATTTTAGATAATGCTAAACCATTGAATAATCCAGATGGAAGGCATTTGTTGTCCTTTGCTTACCTTAGACTCTGCCCTCTTCTCATGGAAAGACACAACTTCATGGAGTTTGAACGTTTTGTCAAGAGAATGCACG GGGAAGCAGTTGCCGATCTCTAG